Genomic segment of Candidatus Krumholzibacteriia bacterium:
CCTATGCTAGGGTGCGGCGGACGGCAGGCAGCCCGCAGAGGCGGACCTGCCGCGAGATTCGTGGCTGTGTTGTGACTCCAAAGACCGCCGCTGTTGACGCGGAGGAGCGTGCCATGGAAACCGGAGAGCAAGGGATTGGAGCGCAGTCGCCATCGGCGCGGCTGCACGGGACGTGGGATGATGGGCGCCCGGCTGGCTCGACTGCCCAGGCGGTCAAGACCAAGCTGCAGCATGCGGGGGATGTAGCCAAGAACAAGTTGGTGCAGGCCCGGCATGCGACGGCAGTGAAAGCGCAGCACGCGCGCGTAGGCGTGGAGCGACAGATCCAGGCGCACCCACTGAAGGCGGTGGGGATCGCGCTCGCTGCCGGAACGATCCTGGGTTTGGCGCTACGCCGGCGGCGGCGCTGAACAGGAGCGGCACGGTGCGCGCGGCCGCTGGACCCGAAGGTCCGCGACGGCCGGCGCGAACCGCGCGCTGACCCGCTGGCGTGGGAGCCCCCATGTCCCCGCAGATCGACGAGCAGGCCCAAGACCTGGGCCGGCACGTGGGCGAAATCGTCAAGCTGCATGTCGACCTGGCGCGCGCCGAATTGCGCGCCGGGTCGGCGCGGTTCGTTTTGGGGCTCGTGGCGCTGGCGACGAGCATCTTCGTCGCCAGCCTCGCCATCGTCGCTTTCGCCCTCGCCCTCTATCTCTTGTTGCGGTCCCTCCTGTCCCCGATCCTCGCGGCGACGATCGTTGGCGTGTTGCTGGCGCTGGTGAGCGCACTCGGTTTCCTCCAGGGGTGGAAGTGGGTGCGCGGCATCGGCTCCTTGCTCTTGCCCCGCACTCGGGAAATGGTGGGTGAACTGCTCGCGTGGCGCGACGACAAGACGAGCTCGTAGCGGCGATCCGGCGGGAGCGACAGGCACTGCGCCAGGAGGTCCAGGAATTCCTGGCCCTGGAACCGCTGAAGGCGCAGATCCGTGACAAGCCCGGACCCTGGCTGGCGGGCGGCCTCCTGGCCGGCGCCCTGGCGGCGAGCTTCCTGGTCGGACCGCTGTGGCAGAAGCGGGGACAGTTGGCCCGGTCGTTCGTGCGCTCCCGCCTCAAGGACGTCGTGGTCGCCCTCTTCCTGGCGACGGTCCGCCAGATTCCCCGGGCAGCGGCGCGGATGGATGGGGGCACGGCGCGGCCGGAAGCCGACTCCCGGTACGGGGTCCCGCCGCGCCGCTTCCGAGTCCGCCCGCGGCCGGTATGGTCGGAACGCTCCTGACGCTTTCTCCCCCTCGATCTCCTCCGGACCGGCGGGATCTACGTACTTCCGGCTTGCCTTCCCCGCGCCGGTGGGCTAGGTTGAATGGTGCTCGCGTGCTTCACATACCCCGCCCGGGGATCACGGCGGGGCGCTCGGCGATCACGGAGGAACGCCGGAAGCGCCAGACCGTGAGGTGCGAGTCTTGGCTCGCCCTTCGTTCTTTCGACTCCGTGACAGGTGATCGAGGCGCCGTGGTGCGCTCGTAGCGTGACCACGCCGCCGCCGAGGGCTCGGCAGGTGCCGGTGTTCGCGAGCCTCGCCGAGCACGGTGCGAACCACGAAGGGGTTGCTCGCCGTGAAGAAGGAAGATCTCCTCCTGGTCGAACGCTGCAAGAGCGGGGACCAGATCGCCTACGGACAACTCGTCCGCAAATACCA
This window contains:
- a CDS encoding phage holin family protein encodes the protein MSPQIDEQAQDLGRHVGEIVKLHVDLARAELRAGSARFVLGLVALATSIFVASLAIVAFALALYLLLRSLLSPILAATIVGVLLALVSALGFLQGWKWVRGIGSLLLPRTREMVGELLAWRDDKTSS